One window from the genome of Bacillus kexueae encodes:
- the argC gene encoding N-acetyl-gamma-glutamyl-phosphate reductase — protein MNIGIIGATGYGGVELYRILKMHPNVSTFNLYTSSDEEKAYAEVYTHLNQISDESLKSIELEKIKEENDVVFLATPSGISAKLSPQLEHEKLKIIDLSGDLRIKDPSLYEAWYQKEAAPASFIDKAVYGLTEVNKSSVQEAQVVANPGCYPTASLLGLAPLVSEKVVKPGSIIIDAKSGVSGAGRKPSLATSFVEIQDNLKIYKVHKHQHVPEIEQALHQFDSNVGAISFSTHLVPMTRGIMATIYVELLEDWENNRLQELYRHYYEGHPFVRVRQAGSFPSTKEVYGSNYCDIAVQLDERTNRVTIVSVIDNLMKGASGQAVQNMNVMFGWDETTGIPNNPIYP, from the coding sequence TTGAATATAGGAATTATCGGTGCTACTGGGTATGGTGGTGTCGAATTATATCGAATCTTAAAAATGCATCCAAATGTATCGACATTCAACCTTTATACATCGTCAGATGAAGAAAAAGCGTATGCTGAAGTGTATACGCATTTGAACCAAATTAGCGATGAATCGTTAAAATCCATTGAGTTAGAAAAAATAAAAGAAGAAAACGACGTTGTTTTTTTAGCCACTCCTTCAGGAATATCGGCAAAATTATCGCCACAGCTTGAACATGAAAAGCTAAAGATCATCGATTTATCGGGCGATTTACGGATTAAAGATCCATCTCTTTATGAAGCGTGGTACCAAAAAGAGGCAGCGCCAGCGTCATTTATCGATAAGGCCGTTTACGGTTTAACCGAGGTGAATAAATCAAGCGTTCAAGAGGCGCAAGTTGTCGCTAATCCAGGATGTTATCCAACAGCTTCATTACTTGGGCTAGCACCACTTGTGAGTGAAAAGGTTGTCAAGCCCGGTTCAATTATTATTGATGCAAAGTCCGGCGTATCGGGGGCAGGTCGGAAACCGTCTCTAGCGACAAGCTTTGTTGAAATTCAAGATAACTTAAAAATTTATAAAGTTCACAAACACCAGCATGTTCCAGAAATTGAGCAAGCGCTACATCAGTTCGATTCCAATGTTGGCGCTATCTCGTTTTCTACTCATCTCGTTCCGATGACGAGAGGGATTATGGCGACGATTTACGTTGAGCTATTAGAAGATTGGGAAAATAATAGGTTACAAGAATTATATCGCCATTATTACGAAGGTCATCCTTTTGTTCGCGTTCGACAAGCGGGTTCATTTCCAAGCACGAAAGAAGTTTACGGCTCGAACTACTGTGATATAGCTGTTCAGCTCGATGAACGGACGAATCGTGTAACCATCGTTTCGGTGATCGATAATTTAATGAAAGGGGCTTCTGGGCAAGCCGTACAAAATATGAATGTCATGTTTGGATGGGATGAAACAACCGGCATTCCGAATAATCCAATTTATCCATAA